A single region of the Mycoplasma mycoides subsp. mycoides SC str. PG1 genome encodes:
- a CDS encoding IS1634-like element IS1634 family transposase — protein MSIGVPRPDNKGFVYRLGYGYLHELKQYHDDPLAIIKAIIANFPLSWTKEQARTKLDEIFKEKKETKKEVLERFKGYEVVEKLFDYFNIFNDCSPTKSTTLKDVVLQLIYQRIKNPISVFNTYKTAKKEKIDTHSKKSFYRSLDYIAKNKDKILRNLNAKICANTNRKIDVLWFDATTTYFETFSREGYKKPGYSKDGKFKEDQIVIGMATDENGIPLHYKIFPGNVADPNTLIPFMLEIADIYEVNSVTIIADKGMSVNRNIRFLESKNWKYIISYRMKAGSKQFKEYILDEKDYINDGGLIYKTRDIASSYNKKRINGHFRRQIISFSQKRATKDKNDRDILIQNFTKKMNKDNLVSCDDLAGSKKYRFFKPINKGAFYELDIEKIQEDQKYDGYYVYETNRTDLSVKEVINLYSKQWQIESNFKTLKGKLSLRPMYLSTWNHIVGYICLCFISLVFLNYIIYILNSKLGLTGKSKITEHKVINVIKEVKEIEVFVNKQKIETIQVYNDELQESWQTYQILLELLTKEKVT, from the coding sequence TTATCAATTGGAGTGCCAAGACCAGATAACAAAGGTTTTGTATATAGATTGGGATATGGATATTTGCATGAATTAAAACAATATCACGATGATCCGCTAGCAATTATCAAAGCAATTATTGCAAACTTTCCATTGTCTTGAACAAAAGAACAAGCAAGAACTAAATTAGATGAAATTTTTAAAGAGAAAAAAGAAACCAAAAAAGAAGTTTTAGAAAGGTTTAAAGGTTACGAAGTAGTTGAAAAACTATTTGATTATTTCAATATTTTTAATGATTGTTCTCCCACAAAATCGACAACATTAAAAGATGTTGTTTTACAGTTGATTTATCAAAGAATTAAAAATCCAATAAGTGTTTTTAACACTTATAAGACAGCAAAAAAAGAAAAAATAGACACTCATTCAAAAAAATCATTTTATAGATCATTAGACTATATAGCAAAAAACAAAGATAAAATTTTAAGAAATTTAAATGCAAAAATTTGTGCAAATACCAATAGAAAAATTGATGTATTATGATTTGACGCAACAACTACTTATTTTGAAACATTTTCTCGTGAAGGTTATAAAAAACCTGGTTATTCAAAAGATGGAAAATTTAAAGAAGACCAGATTGTTATAGGTATGGCAACTGATGAAAATGGAATACCGTTACACTACAAAATATTTCCAGGAAATGTTGCTGATCCAAATACTTTAATACCATTTATGCTTGAAATTGCAGATATTTATGAAGTTAACAGTGTAACTATAATTGCTGACAAAGGAATGAGTGTTAATAGAAATATTAGATTTTTAGAATCTAAGAATTGAAAATACATAATCTCATACAGAATGAAAGCTGGAAGCAAACAATTTAAAGAGTATATATTAGATGAAAAAGATTATATAAATGATGGTGGTTTGATATACAAAACTCGTGATATTGCATCTTCATACAATAAAAAAAGAATTAATGGACATTTTAGAAGACAAATAATTAGTTTTAGTCAAAAACGAGCAACTAAAGACAAAAACGATAGAGACATTTTAATTCAAAATTTCACTAAGAAAATGAATAAAGATAATCTTGTTTCTTGTGATGATTTAGCGGGATCTAAAAAATATAGATTCTTTAAACCTATAAACAAAGGTGCATTTTATGAACTTGACATAGAAAAAATACAAGAAGATCAAAAATATGATGGATACTATGTTTATGAAACAAATAGAACAGATTTATCAGTAAAAGAAGTTATTAATTTATATTCAAAACAATGACAAATTGAGTCTAATTTCAAGACATTAAAAGGTAAATTATCTCTTCGTCCAATGTATTTATCAACTTGAAACCATATTGTTGGTTACATTTGTTTATGTTTCATTTCATTAGTGTTTTTAAACTACATCATCTACATTCTAAATTCAAAATTAGGACTGACTGGAAAAAGCAAAATCACTGAGCATAAAGTGATTAATGTTATCAAAGAAGTTAAAGAAATTGAAGTATTTGTAAATAAACAAAAAATCGAAACTATACAAGTGTATAATGATGAGTTACAAGAAAGTTGGCAAACTTATCAAATATTATTAGAGCTTTTAACAAAAGAAAAAGTCACTTAG
- a CDS encoding MalY/PatB family protein, giving the protein MNKFKSEFDKPFNRSKTHERRWCKDNIKQFYLLDDYDNFLNCSIADTNFKTPKVIVNTIKKIAKQQSYSYTCSIENSLDAIQTWYKQLHNIDLNTNQIILGHGTISALIQAVQALTNVNDNILIQSPVYKPFYNVVQTNNRNVIDNPLVYKDHNYEIDFIDFENKIKKHNVKMFILCSPHNPSGVVWKAQDLLKIIEICNRYNVVIISDEVHGDIVLKDKFYSLLEFETKNNNFIVVSSPNKMFNLAGLKGSYLISKNTDILDKIKQQYLINGFGLFNSFYQQVLISAYTNKEVLDWVKEFKEYIYNNYLYLKENLLDKYKQLDYIDLKATYLVWIKFNHITVDQFKENLKHQNLIINLASDFYTNETDWFRINIACPRSELIQLVEKLKICLKLN; this is encoded by the coding sequence ATGAATAAGTTTAAATCTGAGTTTGATAAACCTTTTAATAGGTCAAAAACTCATGAAAGAAGATGATGTAAAGATAATATTAAACAATTTTATTTATTAGATGATTATGATAATTTTTTAAACTGTTCAATAGCTGACACTAATTTTAAAACTCCAAAAGTTATAGTAAATACAATTAAAAAAATCGCTAAACAACAATCTTATAGTTATACTTGTAGTATTGAAAATAGTCTAGATGCTATTCAAACTTGATATAAACAATTACATAATATTGATTTAAATACTAATCAAATAATTCTAGGTCATGGAACTATTAGTGCTTTAATACAAGCTGTTCAAGCGCTTACTAATGTAAATGATAATATCTTAATTCAATCTCCCGTTTATAAACCTTTTTATAATGTAGTACAAACAAATAATAGAAATGTAATAGATAATCCATTAGTTTATAAAGATCATAATTATGAAATTGATTTTATTGATTTTGAAAATAAAATAAAAAAACATAATGTAAAAATGTTTATTTTATGTAGTCCACATAACCCTTCTGGAGTAGTTTGAAAAGCTCAAGATCTTTTAAAAATCATTGAGATTTGTAATAGGTATAATGTAGTTATTATTAGTGATGAAGTTCATGGAGACATTGTTTTAAAAGATAAGTTTTATTCTTTATTAGAATTTGAAACTAAAAATAATAATTTTATAGTAGTTAGTTCTCCAAATAAAATGTTTAATTTAGCTGGATTAAAAGGTTCTTATTTAATTAGTAAAAATACAGATATACTAGATAAAATTAAACAACAATATTTAATTAATGGATTTGGACTATTTAATTCTTTTTATCAACAAGTTTTAATTAGTGCTTATACAAATAAAGAAGTTTTAGATTGAGTAAAAGAGTTTAAAGAATATATTTATAATAACTATTTATATTTAAAAGAAAATCTTTTAGATAAATATAAACAACTAGATTATATAGATCTAAAAGCAACTTATTTAGTTTGAATTAAGTTTAATCATATAACTGTTGATCAGTTTAAAGAAAATTTAAAACACCAAAATCTAATTATTAATTTAGCTTCTGATTTTTATACAAATGAAACTGACTGATTTAGAATAAATATTGCTTGTCCTAGATCTGAATTAATACAATTAGTTGAAAAACTAAAAATCTGTTTAAAATTAAATTAG
- a CDS encoding IS1634 family transposase: MAIPKDILKIPRLSSTRVKTTSKEGIYNVIQRTSIRKNGKIIPVEKGVIGKIIPVEKGVIGKIINGVFQSIEKQTYEVDIKSYGLFALNEKLNNHIFRELLNFYDFEDARKLYVIASLRTMFSDIKNEHLKHEYDTNFISEIYPKCALSSNTISSFLEKIGKSSSKMEDFMNKRLEEFSNHSIVIDGMLKNNASETNIFSEMSRKSRTKGSQNLNLIYAYDINAQEPVASSVYPGNMLDYTAFRDFLRTYEIKNGFLILDKGFDDKECKNLMREKNIKYLIPIKINHTFKKFNLKSGFNFTFTYDDDTIRAKKIIINNKYYFCYKSTLTEMVEKKNFISRAHKKGAYDEIKLLERENLFGLIIFECNYDLDLKDIYVAYKKRWEIELLFKQFKNVLEQNEVNVQGNYRLLATEFINFLSSIMLCRIKNHLLNSGVLDNRTISETFRYLSKIIKKRKSRKREEWDDVETLKYIKEMKSILKI; the protein is encoded by the coding sequence ATGGCCATTCCTAAAGACATATTAAAAATTCCAAGACTATCTAGTACTAGAGTAAAAACAACATCAAAAGAAGGTATTTATAATGTTATACAAAGAACATCAATAAGAAAAAATGGAAAAATTATTCCTGTTGAAAAAGGAGTAATTGGAAAAATTATTCCTGTTGAAAAAGGAGTAATTGGAAAGATTATTAATGGTGTTTTTCAAAGCATAGAAAAGCAAACATATGAAGTAGATATTAAATCATATGGTCTATTTGCACTAAATGAAAAATTAAACAATCATATCTTTAGAGAACTTTTAAATTTTTATGATTTTGAAGATGCTAGAAAATTATATGTTATAGCTTCTTTAAGAACTATGTTTTCAGATATTAAAAATGAACATTTAAAACATGAATATGATACAAATTTTATTTCTGAAATATACCCAAAATGTGCTTTATCTTCAAACACTATCTCAAGTTTTTTAGAGAAAATAGGTAAATCTAGTTCGAAGATGGAAGACTTTATGAATAAAAGATTAGAAGAGTTTTCAAACCACTCAATAGTTATTGATGGTATGTTGAAAAACAATGCATCAGAAACTAACATTTTCTCTGAAATGTCTAGAAAGTCTAGAACTAAAGGCTCTCAAAACTTAAACCTTATTTATGCTTATGATATTAATGCACAAGAACCTGTTGCTAGTTCTGTTTACCCAGGAAATATGCTAGATTACACTGCTTTTAGAGACTTTTTAAGAACTTATGAGATTAAAAATGGATTTTTAATTCTTGATAAAGGATTTGATGATAAAGAATGTAAAAACTTGATGAGAGAAAAAAATATTAAATATTTAATCCCTATAAAAATAAATCATACTTTTAAAAAGTTTAATTTAAAATCTGGATTTAATTTCACTTTCACTTATGATGACGACACAATAAGAGCAAAGAAAATTATCATCAACAACAAATATTATTTTTGTTATAAATCAACCCTAACTGAAATGGTAGAAAAGAAAAATTTCATAAGTCGTGCACATAAAAAAGGTGCGTATGATGAAATTAAATTACTAGAAAGAGAAAATCTTTTTGGATTAATAATTTTTGAGTGTAATTATGATTTGGACTTAAAAGATATTTATGTCGCGTATAAAAAGAGATGAGAAATTGAATTGCTTTTTAAACAGTTTAAAAATGTGCTTGAACAAAACGAAGTAAATGTTCAAGGAAACTATAGATTATTAGCAACTGAATTTATTAACTTTTTATCTTCAATTATGCTTTGCAGAATAAAAAACCACCTATTAAATAGTGGCGTTCTTGACAATAGAACAATTAGTGAAACTTTTAGATATTTATCAAAAATAATCAAGAAGAGAAAGTCTAGAAAAAGAGAAGAATGAGATGATGTTGAAACATTAAAATATATTAAAGAAATGAAGTCTATTTTAAAAATATAG
- a CDS encoding IS1634-like element IS1634 family transposase gives MSIGVPRSDNKGFVYRLGYGYLHELKQYHDDPLAIIKAIIANFPLSWTKEQARTKLDEIFKEKKETKKEVLERFKGYEVVEKLFDYFNIFNDCSPTKSTTLKDVVLQLIYQRIKNPISVFNTYKTAKKEKIDTHSKNSFYRSLDYIAKNKDEILRNLNAKICANTNRKIDVLWFDATTTYFETFSREGYKKPGYSKDGKFKEDQIVIGMATDENGIPLHYKIFLGNVADSNTLIPFMLEIADIYEVNSVTIIADKGMSVNRNIRFLESKNWKYIISYRMKAGSKQFKEYVLDEKDYINDGGLIYKTRDIASSYNKKRINGHFRRQIISFSQKLATKDKNNRDILIQNFTKKMNKDNLVSCDDLAGSKKYRFFKPINKDAFYELDIEKIQEDQKYDGYYVYETNRTDLSVKEVINLYSKQWQIESNFKTLKGKLSLRPMYLSTWNHIVGYICLCFISLVFLNYIIYILNSKLGLTGKSKITEHKVINVIKEVKEIEVFVNKQKIETIQVYNDELQESWQTYQILLELLTKEKVT, from the coding sequence TTATCAATTGGAGTGCCAAGATCAGATAACAAAGGTTTTGTATATAGATTAGGATATGGATATTTGCATGAATTAAAACAATATCACGATGATCCGCTAGCAATTATCAAAGCAATTATTGCAAACTTTCCATTGTCTTGAACAAAAGAACAAGCAAGAACTAAATTAGATGAAATTTTTAAAGAGAAAAAAGAAACCAAAAAAGAAGTTTTAGAAAGGTTTAAAGGTTACGAAGTAGTTGAAAAACTATTTGATTATTTCAATATTTTTAATGATTGTTCTCCCACAAAATCGACAACATTAAAAGATGTTGTTTTACAGTTGATTTATCAAAGAATTAAAAATCCAATAAGTGTTTTTAACACTTATAAGACAGCAAAAAAAGAAAAAATAGACACTCATTCAAAAAATTCATTTTATAGATCATTAGACTATATAGCAAAAAACAAAGATGAAATTTTAAGAAATTTAAATGCAAAAATTTGTGCAAATACCAATAGAAAAATTGATGTATTATGATTTGACGCAACAACTACTTATTTTGAAACATTTTCTCGTGAAGGTTATAAAAAACCTGGTTATTCAAAAGATGGAAAATTTAAAGAAGACCAGATTGTTATAGGTATGGCAACTGATGAAAATGGAATACCGTTACACTACAAAATATTTCTAGGAAATGTTGCTGATTCAAATACTTTAATACCATTTATGCTTGAAATTGCAGATATTTATGAAGTTAACAGTGTAACTATAATTGCTGACAAAGGAATGAGTGTTAATAGAAATATTAGATTTTTAGAATCTAAGAATTGAAAATACATAATCTCATACAGAATGAAAGCTGGAAGCAAACAATTTAAAGAGTATGTATTAGATGAAAAAGATTATATAAATGATGGTGGTTTGATATACAAAACTCGTGATATTGCATCTTCATACAATAAAAAAAGAATTAATGGACATTTTAGAAGACAAATAATTAGTTTTAGTCAAAAACTAGCAACTAAAGACAAAAACAATAGAGACATTTTAATTCAAAATTTCACTAAGAAAATGAATAAAGATAATCTTGTTTCTTGTGATGATTTAGCGGGATCTAAAAAATATAGATTCTTTAAACCTATAAACAAAGATGCATTTTATGAACTTGACATAGAAAAAATACAAGAAGATCAAAAATATGATGGATACTATGTTTATGAAACAAATAGAACAGATTTATCAGTAAAAGAAGTTATTAATTTATATTCAAAACAATGACAAATTGAGTCTAATTTCAAGACATTAAAAGGTAAATTATCTCTTCGTCCAATGTATTTATCAACTTGAAACCATATTGTTGGTTACATTTGTTTATGTTTCATTTCATTAGTGTTTTTAAACTACATCATCTACATTCTAAATTCAAAATTAGGACTGACTGGAAAAAGCAAAATCACTGAGCATAAAGTGATTAATGTTATCAAAGAAGTTAAAGAAATTGAAGTATTTGTAAATAAACAAAAAATCGAAACTATACAAGTGTATAATGATGAGTTACAAGAAAGTTGGCAAACTTATCAAATATTATTAGAGCTTTTAACAAAAGAAAAAGTCACTTAG
- a CDS encoding RidA family protein, with amino-acid sequence MKIINTENAPKAIGPYSQAVKICNGTLYLSGQLGLDPKTMLLENNIELQTKRSLNNIYEILKQAGYDKTDVVKTLVLLKDINDFSLVNSIYEEFFEEHKPARSAFQAAALPKDALIEIEVIAYKKETNCCLDK; translated from the coding sequence ATGAAAATAATTAATACTGAAAATGCTCCAAAAGCAATCGGACCATACAGTCAAGCTGTTAAAATTTGTAATGGTACTTTATATTTATCTGGGCAATTAGGATTAGATCCTAAAACTATGCTTTTAGAAAATAATATTGAATTACAAACAAAAAGAAGTTTAAATAATATTTATGAAATTTTAAAACAAGCAGGATATGACAAAACTGATGTAGTTAAAACTTTAGTTTTATTAAAAGATATTAATGATTTTTCATTAGTAAATAGTATTTATGAAGAATTCTTTGAAGAGCACAAACCTGCTAGAAGTGCTTTTCAAGCAGCAGCTCTTCCAAAAGATGCTTTAATTGAAATAGAAGTAATTGCTTATAAAAAAGAAACAAATTGTTGTTTAGATAAATAA
- the cypl gene encoding ABC transporter thiamine pyrophosphate-binding lipoprotein p37/Cypl, which produces MYTNRLKVALGTMLSAVSIGSISSFVVACQTKEGWDTTITINNSWVNDGFFNKLDYDTGAITAGEKSKAFIELLTKKFNELKNQDEATKKFKDVKFDIKVDFDKKTYFSKLEKNDSENDVYIANYSYYLSNVWDANKKALKKDLPFKLVSQAATLQFNWQSEDDTFYKDGTKEDSLRKLADKNNEEWLKYGEYPDWYKLEKEVNGKKLNFDGSKYTNFYKNGDLIYVYRGAVLIAGNEEQRNKIIKDWESKKWEDFIKNGIVFEKTSSAGGYKYQVALFARHFGKTVSEIKADLEGEKYEEYIVKGQKVSAQLGKKQKDQKGHTPLIGFDDEGSYNWTKSKKDSEKYKPTEFKSSENGKPTASAMTGGKLMMAVSKPVATKPATPAQANPGTNGMMDKNNAVVRTLTMTNPAGYDVVLARKGLLDKQVELLSKALNSLSLTENTYGIYTGYNKFMPLSNELFEKLVKLQVQAESTENLVTEIDKIQKQNY; this is translated from the coding sequence ATGTATACAAATAGATTAAAAGTAGCATTAGGAACAATGTTATCAGCTGTTTCTATTGGTTCTATAAGTTCATTTGTTGTTGCTTGTCAAACTAAAGAAGGTTGAGATACTACAATAACAATCAATAACTCTTGAGTTAATGATGGATTTTTTAATAAATTAGACTATGATACTGGTGCTATAACTGCTGGAGAAAAAAGTAAAGCATTCATTGAATTATTAACTAAAAAATTTAATGAATTAAAAAACCAAGATGAGGCAACTAAAAAATTTAAAGATGTTAAATTTGATATCAAAGTTGACTTTGACAAAAAAACTTACTTTTCAAAATTAGAAAAAAATGACTCTGAAAATGATGTTTATATTGCTAATTATTCATACTATTTAAGTAATGTTTGAGATGCTAATAAAAAAGCTCTAAAAAAAGATTTACCTTTCAAATTAGTTTCTCAAGCTGCTACTTTGCAATTTAACTGACAATCAGAAGACGACACTTTCTATAAAGATGGAACGAAAGAAGATTCACTACGTAAATTAGCAGATAAAAATAATGAAGAATGATTAAAATATGGTGAATATCCAGATTGATACAAACTAGAAAAAGAAGTCAATGGAAAGAAACTGAATTTCGATGGGTCAAAATATACTAATTTTTATAAAAATGGTGATTTAATTTATGTATATCGTGGTGCTGTTCTAATTGCTGGAAATGAAGAGCAAAGAAATAAAATAATTAAAGATTGAGAAAGTAAAAAGTGAGAAGATTTTATCAAAAATGGTATTGTTTTTGAAAAAACAAGTAGTGCTGGTGGATATAAATATCAAGTAGCATTATTTGCACGTCATTTTGGTAAAACTGTTTCAGAAATCAAAGCAGATTTAGAAGGTGAAAAATACGAAGAATACATAGTAAAAGGGCAAAAAGTTTCCGCTCAATTAGGTAAAAAACAAAAAGATCAAAAAGGACACACTCCATTAATTGGTTTTGATGATGAAGGTTCATACAACTGAACTAAATCAAAAAAAGATAGTGAAAAATACAAACCTACTGAATTTAAATCTAGTGAAAATGGAAAACCTACCGCTAGTGCAATGACTGGTGGAAAACTTATGATGGCAGTTTCAAAACCAGTAGCCACAAAACCTGCTACCCCTGCCCAAGCTAATCCTGGAACTAACGGAATGATGGATAAAAATAATGCTGTAGTTAGAACCTTAACAATGACTAACCCAGCTGGTTATGATGTTGTTTTAGCAAGAAAAGGTTTATTAGATAAACAAGTTGAGCTACTTTCAAAAGCATTAAATTCATTATCATTAACTGAAAATACTTATGGAATTTACACTGGATATAACAAATTTATGCCATTAAGTAATGAGTTATTTGAAAAATTAGTAAAATTACAAGTGCAAGCTGAATCAACAGAAAATTTAGTTACAGAAATTGATAAAATTCAAAAACAAAATTATTAG
- a CDS encoding phosphonate ABC transporter ATP-binding protein: MNKVIELKEISVQYNNKSDLILKDINLDIFQGELVAIIGPSGVGKSTLFKIIINSLRPVKGQAKVFDKDILKFNKKQKRLFISKIGFLTQTPNLIYTDNVYNNIIRSTSKYKNNFYKFFSILTRKQKIAIFEKLDELNILDKAFFKVSELSGGQQQRVEIAKLLIKDVELILADEPTSNLDKKTSIEVLKVLKNISKQNKTILVNIHDLSLVKRYFDRVIAINNKQIVFDKKTKDIKQWQLDRIIKSRS; encoded by the coding sequence ATGAATAAAGTTATAGAGTTAAAAGAAATATCAGTTCAATACAATAATAAAAGTGATCTAATTTTAAAAGATATTAACCTAGATATTTTTCAAGGCGAACTAGTTGCTATAATTGGTCCATCTGGAGTTGGAAAAAGTACATTATTTAAAATAATTATTAATTCATTAAGACCAGTAAAAGGTCAAGCAAAAGTCTTTGATAAAGATATTTTAAAATTTAATAAAAAACAAAAACGTCTTTTTATCTCAAAAATAGGTTTTCTAACTCAAACTCCTAATCTTATTTATACAGATAATGTTTATAACAACATTATTAGATCAACTAGCAAATATAAAAATAATTTTTATAAGTTTTTTAGTATTTTAACTAGAAAACAAAAAATAGCAATTTTTGAAAAATTAGATGAATTAAATATTTTAGATAAAGCTTTTTTTAAAGTAAGTGAACTTTCTGGTGGTCAACAACAGCGTGTAGAAATTGCAAAACTTCTAATAAAAGATGTTGAATTAATTCTAGCTGATGAACCAACAAGTAATTTAGATAAAAAAACTAGTATTGAAGTACTAAAAGTACTTAAAAATATCTCAAAACAAAATAAAACCATTTTGGTAAACATTCACGATCTTAGTTTAGTTAAAAGATATTTTGATAGAGTAATTGCAATTAATAATAAACAAATTGTATTTGATAAAAAAACTAAGGATATAAAACAATGGCAACTAGACAGAATTATAAAAAGCCGTTCTTAG
- a CDS encoding ABC transporter permease subunit — MATRQNYKKPFLVKESNFFKYRYINRATNTKTSWKFHPIYFHLLSFLVLVLVGYCFYNQASLIKIDNFYQVAKKLVLLFSFENKNFLDTSYISNEYTNLFLDTLSLLWVTIKLALTGTFIGFILAVITSFLSFSKVNNKFFSYLLSAVILILRSTLELIFITLITSTFRNDLSLLLVYIWFTWLWLHKYYIDMLNSFDLQAYYVSISQGNSKFKAFFKEIYPRIKNRVIALFIFSFESNIRWASILAALSLPGIGRLIVYGSENTAHFNQLGIPLLVLMSFILVLELLNYLFKKYLAEARSKVYKQKNETKLEYYTRLSKKLNVNKIIISLIFISLTIISIITFINIPIYIFNLDYVKSFFNNLLNPNFASFSIFNKHIENNPILLIWNSLQFTIVAMFICIVITIIGIRLQSIRLNNLFIVIICRSLNVLIRLIPTIVYFYVFHPIFSNVLTLVIIVVSLHQASSKAKQLVEVVDNLNIQIINNLKIQGYSNNQIFLKYVLPAIKIEFISLSIFYFELIFRASITYYILASDKLYIGYLITKYLDTKAFYPRLAMSYVWIATFAILTINLIARYVNKKIRKSPRYHKHGLKFFNIITGLFSELYRRQSF; from the coding sequence ATGGCAACTAGACAGAATTATAAAAAGCCGTTCTTAGTTAAAGAATCTAATTTCTTTAAATATCGTTATATAAACAGAGCTACTAATACAAAAACAAGTTGAAAATTTCACCCAATTTATTTTCATTTACTAAGTTTTTTAGTTTTGGTATTAGTTGGTTATTGTTTTTATAATCAAGCAAGTCTAATTAAAATTGATAATTTTTATCAAGTAGCTAAAAAACTAGTTTTACTATTTAGTTTTGAAAATAAAAACTTTTTAGATACTAGTTATATTTCAAATGAATATACTAACTTATTTTTAGATACGCTTAGTTTGTTATGAGTAACAATTAAACTAGCCTTAACTGGAACATTTATAGGTTTTATATTAGCTGTTATTACTAGTTTTTTATCATTTAGTAAAGTTAATAATAAATTTTTTTCTTATTTATTAAGTGCTGTTATTTTAATTTTAAGAAGTACGCTCGAATTGATCTTTATTACTCTGATAACTTCAACTTTTAGAAATGATTTAAGTTTATTATTAGTTTATATTTGATTTACTTGATTATGATTACATAAATACTATATTGATATGTTAAATTCATTTGATTTACAGGCATATTATGTTTCAATAAGTCAAGGTAATTCAAAGTTTAAAGCTTTTTTTAAAGAAATTTATCCAAGAATAAAAAATAGAGTAATTGCATTATTCATTTTTTCATTTGAATCAAACATTAGATGAGCTTCAATTCTAGCAGCTTTAAGTTTACCTGGAATAGGTAGATTAATAGTTTATGGAAGCGAAAACACTGCTCATTTTAACCAATTAGGTATTCCATTATTAGTATTAATGAGTTTTATTTTAGTTTTAGAATTATTAAACTATTTATTTAAAAAATATCTAGCTGAGGCTAGATCTAAAGTTTATAAACAAAAAAATGAAACTAAATTAGAATACTATACGCGTTTATCTAAAAAACTAAATGTTAATAAAATTATTATTAGTTTAATTTTTATTAGTTTAACTATTATAAGTATTATTACTTTTATTAATATTCCAATTTACATTTTTAATTTAGATTATGTTAAATCATTTTTTAATAATTTATTAAATCCAAATTTTGCTAGTTTTAGTATTTTTAATAAACATATTGAAAATAACCCAATTCTTTTAATTTGAAACTCACTACAGTTTACAATTGTTGCTATGTTTATTTGCATAGTGATAACAATAATAGGTATTAGATTACAATCAATAAGATTAAATAATTTATTTATTGTAATTATTTGTAGAAGTCTAAATGTTTTAATTAGACTAATTCCAACTATAGTTTATTTTTATGTTTTTCATCCAATATTTAGTAATGTTTTAACACTAGTAATTATTGTTGTTAGTTTACATCAAGCTTCAAGTAAAGCAAAACAATTAGTTGAAGTAGTTGATAATTTAAATATTCAAATTATTAATAATTTAAAAATCCAAGGATATAGTAATAATCAAATATTTTTAAAGTATGTCTTGCCCGCAATTAAAATTGAATTTATCTCATTATCAATTTTTTATTTTGAATTAATATTTAGAGCATCAATTACTTATTATATTTTAGCTAGTGATAAATTATATATTGGATATTTAATTACTAAGTATTTAGATACAAAAGCATTTTATCCAAGATTAGCTATGAGTTATGTATGAATTGCAACATTTGCAATATTAACAATAAATCTAATTGCTAGATATGTTAATAAAAAAATCAGGAAATCCCCTCGCTACCATAAACACGGACTAAAATTTTTCAATATTATAACAGGATTGTTTTCTGAATTGTACAGGAGACAATCCTTTTAA